From the Pseudomonas sp. SORT22 genome, one window contains:
- a CDS encoding LysR family transcriptional regulator: MNLLGSIKSFIKVVEAGSIAGGARSLGLSAAAVSQNIARLEAHLQVRLLARTTRSMVLTPSGSLYYDKVKHIERDLEQAQQAVTAPDCEPKGRLCIASSSAFGRHVLAPLIPAFSARYPQLSIELVTNDRRVNHAQEGVDVSIRIQPQLEDGLLARHIARVPFICCASPGYLAAAGWPQSPEQLKEHRCLVFRYPVDGRFLRWGFVREGLRFDAEFDKVLISDDIDVLTQMAVRDGGIARLAEFVARPLLERGQLVALFEYSQPARAYAQTEPMDVYLCVADRFALSPKVRAFMEYLQLEVGHAWPIAQA, translated from the coding sequence GTTCGATCAAGAGTTTCATCAAGGTGGTCGAGGCCGGCAGCATCGCCGGTGGCGCTCGCAGCCTGGGCTTGAGCGCCGCCGCAGTGAGCCAGAATATCGCCCGCCTGGAAGCCCACCTGCAGGTGCGCTTGCTGGCGCGTACCACGCGCAGTATGGTGCTGACGCCCAGTGGCAGCCTGTACTACGACAAGGTCAAGCACATCGAGCGCGACCTCGAGCAGGCCCAGCAGGCGGTCACCGCCCCGGATTGCGAGCCCAAGGGGCGCTTGTGCATCGCTTCGTCGTCGGCCTTTGGCCGCCATGTACTGGCGCCGCTGATTCCGGCCTTCAGTGCACGCTACCCGCAGCTTTCAATTGAATTGGTTACGAATGATCGGCGGGTCAACCACGCCCAGGAAGGCGTTGATGTCAGTATCCGCATCCAGCCACAGCTCGAAGACGGCCTGCTGGCCCGGCACATTGCCCGGGTGCCGTTCATTTGCTGCGCTTCCCCGGGCTATCTGGCGGCGGCCGGTTGGCCACAATCGCCCGAGCAGCTCAAGGAACACCGCTGCCTGGTGTTCCGCTACCCGGTGGATGGGCGCTTCTTGCGCTGGGGTTTTGTCCGCGAGGGGCTGCGTTTTGATGCCGAGTTCGACAAGGTGCTGATCAGCGATGACATCGACGTACTGACGCAGATGGCGGTGCGCGATGGCGGTATCGCTCGCCTGGCCGAGTTCGTCGCCCGCCCTTTGCTCGAGCGCGGCCAGCTGGTGGCGTTGTTCGAGTATTCGCAGCCGGCACGGGCCTACGCCCAGACCGAACCGATGGATGTCTACCTGTGCGTGGCCGACCGTTTCGCCTTGAGCCCCAAGGTGCGGGCGTTCATGGAGTACCTCCAGCTGGAAGTCGGACACGCCTGGCCGATTGCTCAGGCATAA